A window from Salarias fasciatus chromosome 11, fSalaFa1.1, whole genome shotgun sequence encodes these proteins:
- the LOC115397168 gene encoding CUGBP Elav-like family member 3 isoform X2, giving the protein MKEADAIKLFVGQIPRNLEEKDLKPIFEQFGKIYELTVIKDKYTGMHKGCAFLTYCARESALKAQSALHEQKTLPGMNRPIQVKPADSEGRGEDRKLFVGMLGKQQSDEDVRRLFEPFGSIDECTVLRGPDGTSKGCAFVKFQGHAEAQAAINSLHGSRTMPGASSSLVVKFADTEKERGLRRMQQVASQLGIFSPMTLNFPAYNAYTQAVNAQLVQQQALVAQSAYLSPVATVAAVQMQQMAALNANGIIATPITPITPSSGTNTPPTIAATPVPALPPPIGVNGYSSVPAPTNGQQTETLYSNGVHPYQAQSPAAALDPLQQAYAGMQHYTAAYPAAYGLVGQPFPQQPTLVAQQHQPPQQQQQREGPEGCNIFIYHLPQEFSDSEMLQMFLPFGNVISAKVFVDRATNQSKCFGFVSFDNPASAQAAIQAMNGFQIGMKRLKVQLKRPKDANRPY; this is encoded by the exons ATGAAGGAGGCTGACGCCATCAAGTTATTTGTGGGGCAGATTCCCCGGaatctggaggagaaggacCTTAAACCTATCTTTGAGCAATTTGGAAAGATCTATGAGCTAACTGTGATTAAAGACAAATACACTGGCATGCACAAAG GATGTGCGTTTCTGACATACTGTGCAAGAGAGTCGGCACTGAAAGCCCAGAGCGCTCTTCATGAGCAGAAAACACTACCAGGG ATGAATCGGCCAATCCAGGTGAAACCAGCTGACAGCGAGGGCAGAGGAG AGGACAGGAAGTTATTTGTGGGCATGTTGGGAAAGCAACAGAGTGACGAGGACGTCAGAAGGCTGTTCGAGCCCTTTGGCAGCATAGACGAGTGTACTGTGTTGAGAGGACCCGATGGCACCAGCAAAG GATGCGCGTTTGTAAAATTCCAAGGGCACGCTGAAGCTCAAGCTGCCATCAACAGCTTGCACGGGAGTCGCACAATGCCG GGGGCGTCATCTAGTCTGGTGGTGAAGTTTGCGGACACAGAGAAGGAGCGAGGACTGAGGAGGATGCAGCAGGTGGCCTCCCAACTGGGCATCTTTAGCCCCATGACCCTCAACTTCCCCGCCTACAATGCCTACACGCAGGCGGTCAACGCACAG CTTGTCCAACAGCAGGCCCTGGTTGCCCAGTCAGCGTACTTGTCTCCAGTGGCAACAGTTGCTGCTGTACAGATGCAGCAGATGGCAGCGCTCAATGCCAACGGAATCATCGCCACACCCATTACACCCATCACACCGTCCTCGG gGACAAACACTCCACCAACTATTGCAGCAACGCCCGTGCCCGCTCTCCCCCCTCCAATAGGTGTGAATGGTTACAGCAGCGTGCCAGCTCCCACCAACGGACAGCAAACAGAGACATTATACTCCAACGGTGTCCACCCTTACCAAG CTCAAAGTCCTGCAGCCGCCTTGGATCCTCTACAGCAGGCCTACGCAGGCATGCAGCACTACACAG CGGCGTACCCTGCTGCCTACGGATTGGTCGGGCAGCCGTTCCCCCAGCAGCCAACACTGGTTGCCCAGCAACACCAGCCGCcccagcaacagcagcaacgaGAAG GTCCAGAGGGGTGTAACATCTTCATCTACCACCTGCCCCAGGAGTTCAGCGACTCTGAGATGCTACAGATGTTCCTGCCCTTTGGCAATGTCATCTCAGCTAAAGTGTTTGTGGACCGTGCCACCAACCAGAGTAAATGCTTCG GATTTGTGAGTTTTGACAACCCAGCCAGCGCTCAAGCCGCCATCCAGGCCATGAATGGCTTCCAGATCGGCATGAAAAGACTGAAAGTGCAGCTCAAAAGGCCCAAAGATGCTAACCGCCCCTACTGA
- the LOC115397168 gene encoding CUGBP Elav-like family member 3 isoform X1 has protein sequence MKEADAIKLFVGQIPRNLEEKDLKPIFEQFGKIYELTVIKDKYTGMHKGCAFLTYCARESALKAQSALHEQKTLPGMNRPIQVKPADSEGRGGLSEDRKLFVGMLGKQQSDEDVRRLFEPFGSIDECTVLRGPDGTSKGCAFVKFQGHAEAQAAINSLHGSRTMPGASSSLVVKFADTEKERGLRRMQQVASQLGIFSPMTLNFPAYNAYTQAVNAQLVQQQALVAQSAYLSPVATVAAVQMQQMAALNANGIIATPITPITPSSGTNTPPTIAATPVPALPPPIGVNGYSSVPAPTNGQQTETLYSNGVHPYQAQSPAAALDPLQQAYAGMQHYTAAYPAAYGLVGQPFPQQPTLVAQQHQPPQQQQQREGPEGCNIFIYHLPQEFSDSEMLQMFLPFGNVISAKVFVDRATNQSKCFGFVSFDNPASAQAAIQAMNGFQIGMKRLKVQLKRPKDANRPY, from the exons ATGAAGGAGGCTGACGCCATCAAGTTATTTGTGGGGCAGATTCCCCGGaatctggaggagaaggacCTTAAACCTATCTTTGAGCAATTTGGAAAGATCTATGAGCTAACTGTGATTAAAGACAAATACACTGGCATGCACAAAG GATGTGCGTTTCTGACATACTGTGCAAGAGAGTCGGCACTGAAAGCCCAGAGCGCTCTTCATGAGCAGAAAACACTACCAGGG ATGAATCGGCCAATCCAGGTGAAACCAGCTGACAGCGAGGGCAGAGGAG GTCTCTCAGAGGACAGGAAGTTATTTGTGGGCATGTTGGGAAAGCAACAGAGTGACGAGGACGTCAGAAGGCTGTTCGAGCCCTTTGGCAGCATAGACGAGTGTACTGTGTTGAGAGGACCCGATGGCACCAGCAAAG GATGCGCGTTTGTAAAATTCCAAGGGCACGCTGAAGCTCAAGCTGCCATCAACAGCTTGCACGGGAGTCGCACAATGCCG GGGGCGTCATCTAGTCTGGTGGTGAAGTTTGCGGACACAGAGAAGGAGCGAGGACTGAGGAGGATGCAGCAGGTGGCCTCCCAACTGGGCATCTTTAGCCCCATGACCCTCAACTTCCCCGCCTACAATGCCTACACGCAGGCGGTCAACGCACAG CTTGTCCAACAGCAGGCCCTGGTTGCCCAGTCAGCGTACTTGTCTCCAGTGGCAACAGTTGCTGCTGTACAGATGCAGCAGATGGCAGCGCTCAATGCCAACGGAATCATCGCCACACCCATTACACCCATCACACCGTCCTCGG gGACAAACACTCCACCAACTATTGCAGCAACGCCCGTGCCCGCTCTCCCCCCTCCAATAGGTGTGAATGGTTACAGCAGCGTGCCAGCTCCCACCAACGGACAGCAAACAGAGACATTATACTCCAACGGTGTCCACCCTTACCAAG CTCAAAGTCCTGCAGCCGCCTTGGATCCTCTACAGCAGGCCTACGCAGGCATGCAGCACTACACAG CGGCGTACCCTGCTGCCTACGGATTGGTCGGGCAGCCGTTCCCCCAGCAGCCAACACTGGTTGCCCAGCAACACCAGCCGCcccagcaacagcagcaacgaGAAG GTCCAGAGGGGTGTAACATCTTCATCTACCACCTGCCCCAGGAGTTCAGCGACTCTGAGATGCTACAGATGTTCCTGCCCTTTGGCAATGTCATCTCAGCTAAAGTGTTTGTGGACCGTGCCACCAACCAGAGTAAATGCTTCG GATTTGTGAGTTTTGACAACCCAGCCAGCGCTCAAGCCGCCATCCAGGCCATGAATGGCTTCCAGATCGGCATGAAAAGACTGAAAGTGCAGCTCAAAAGGCCCAAAGATGCTAACCGCCCCTACTGA